From the genome of Abditibacteriaceae bacterium, one region includes:
- a CDS encoding Gfo/Idh/MocA family oxidoreductase has protein sequence MQTPTKIGVIGVGNISGAYFGTNKNFNFFDIVACADLDVDRAKAKAEENGIALGCSVDELLANDEIEAVINLTIPAAHGPIAIRALESGKSVYNEKPLAVTREDGRAMLQLAAQKGLRVGCAPDTFLGGGQQTCRKLIDDGWIGEPVAATAFMLGRGPEPWHPSPEFFYKAGGGPMFDMGPYYLTSLVNLLGPVRRVTGSTRASFAERTVGSGELKGQKITVDIDTHIAGILDFHSGPIATIVTSFDVYGGQVPRIEIYGTHGTLSVPDPNSFGGPIKIMRGGEWSEVPLTFGYKDNSRGIGLADMIQAGRHNRPHRASGELSYHVLDLMHAFHDASREGRHITLESSCERPAPLPLGLSDGEIDE, from the coding sequence ATGCAAACACCAACAAAGATCGGCGTCATCGGCGTCGGCAATATTTCGGGCGCGTATTTCGGCACGAACAAGAACTTCAACTTTTTCGACATCGTGGCCTGCGCCGATTTGGACGTCGATCGCGCGAAAGCCAAAGCCGAAGAAAATGGCATTGCTCTCGGCTGCTCGGTCGATGAACTTCTGGCCAACGACGAAATCGAAGCTGTTATCAACCTGACGATTCCTGCCGCTCACGGCCCGATTGCGATTCGCGCCCTGGAGTCTGGCAAAAGCGTTTACAACGAAAAGCCACTCGCCGTCACACGCGAAGATGGCCGCGCGATGCTCCAACTCGCAGCGCAAAAGGGCTTGCGTGTCGGATGCGCGCCCGACACATTTCTCGGCGGCGGCCAGCAGACTTGCCGCAAGCTCATCGATGATGGCTGGATCGGCGAACCCGTCGCAGCAACGGCGTTCATGTTGGGCCGCGGGCCGGAACCGTGGCATCCCAGTCCTGAATTCTTCTACAAAGCCGGTGGTGGCCCGATGTTCGATATGGGGCCATATTACCTCACCTCGTTAGTAAATCTTCTTGGTCCGGTGCGTCGCGTGACCGGTTCCACCCGCGCTTCATTCGCGGAACGCACTGTTGGCAGCGGCGAGTTGAAGGGTCAGAAAATCACCGTTGATATTGATACGCATATCGCAGGCATTCTCGACTTCCATTCCGGCCCGATTGCGACGATCGTTACCTCGTTCGACGTTTACGGTGGTCAGGTTCCGCGCATCGAAATCTACGGCACGCACGGTACGCTTTCAGTGCCCGACCCGAACAGCTTCGGTGGCCCGATCAAGATTATGCGCGGTGGCGAGTGGAGCGAAGTTCCTTTGACTTTCGGCTACAAGGACAACTCACGCGGTATCGGCCTCGCCGATATGATTCAGGCCGGACGACACAACCGGCCGCACCGCGCTTCAGGCGAACTTTCGTATCACGTTCTCGACTTGATGCATGCTTTTCACGATGCTTCGCGCGAGGGGCGACACATTACCCTCGAAAGCTCCTGTGAACGCCCTGCTCCGCTGCCGCTTGGCCTTTCAGACGGCGAAATCGACGAGTAA
- a CDS encoding ThuA domain-containing protein, producing MKKALMVWGGWDGHEPDKCVQVFAPFLEQNGYEVEISNSMDVYLDEAKMKSLSLIVPVVTMSKISGEQEKGLLDAVEGGVGLAGWHGGMCDSFRENTGYQFMTGGQWVSHPGNIIDYTVQISNSEHEITRGIGDFAMHSEQYYMHTDPGNNVLATTTFSGEHGEAPWTKGVVMPVVWTKSWGAGKVFYCSLGHVAKDFDVPEARELVQRGMLWASK from the coding sequence ATGAAAAAAGCATTGATGGTGTGGGGCGGTTGGGATGGTCACGAGCCCGATAAGTGTGTTCAGGTTTTTGCGCCGTTTCTGGAACAGAACGGCTACGAAGTCGAGATTTCTAATTCGATGGACGTTTATCTCGATGAAGCGAAGATGAAGTCCCTGTCGCTCATCGTTCCTGTCGTTACAATGAGCAAGATTTCCGGCGAGCAGGAAAAAGGCTTGTTGGACGCAGTTGAAGGGGGCGTCGGTTTGGCCGGTTGGCATGGCGGAATGTGCGATTCGTTCCGCGAGAACACCGGTTATCAGTTCATGACCGGAGGCCAGTGGGTTTCGCATCCGGGCAATATCATCGATTATACGGTGCAGATTTCAAATTCAGAGCATGAAATCACGCGCGGTATCGGCGATTTCGCCATGCACTCCGAGCAATATTATATGCACACCGATCCGGGCAACAATGTTCTCGCAACGACGACATTTTCGGGGGAACACGGCGAAGCGCCGTGGACAAAAGGCGTTGTGATGCCGGTTGTCTGGACGAAATCGTGGGGCGCGGGCAAAGTCTTTTATTGCAGCCTCGGCCACGTTGCCAAAGATTTCGATGTTCCTGAAGCGCGCGAACTCGTTCAGCGCGGAATGCTGTGGGCCAGCAAATAG
- a CDS encoding glycosyltransferase: MSSRALPSISVVIPTLNESENIGRLLDALEGQTYAPQIVVCDGGSDDGTRGIIKVRSESTVLVESERGTARQRNAGAAYATGELLIFLDADNAPSPQFCEQLARSYRRVPFAVACPWFVARDSFAIRLCYLWFNFLFFLGQGWLRTGSGVCLVVPRVVWEKTGGFREDLHLGEDVEFLRRCTKFGLHRHLLVPLETSGRRFELEGIARLMWFYAVISPLILFGRWEKLKQIGYRASPYTKK, encoded by the coding sequence GTGTCTTCTCGCGCATTGCCCTCGATTTCAGTTGTTATTCCCACGCTCAACGAAAGTGAAAATATCGGGCGTTTGCTCGATGCGTTGGAAGGTCAAACCTATGCGCCGCAAATCGTTGTGTGCGACGGCGGCTCCGACGATGGCACGCGCGGCATCATCAAAGTACGGTCGGAGTCGACCGTACTTGTTGAAAGCGAGCGAGGAACCGCACGTCAACGCAACGCCGGCGCGGCATACGCAACAGGCGAATTGCTGATATTTCTGGATGCCGACAATGCGCCTTCTCCGCAATTTTGCGAACAGCTTGCGCGTAGCTATAGACGCGTGCCGTTTGCGGTTGCGTGTCCGTGGTTCGTGGCGCGTGATAGCTTTGCGATTCGGCTTTGCTACCTTTGGTTCAATTTTCTGTTTTTTCTAGGGCAAGGCTGGTTGCGAACCGGCAGCGGTGTTTGCCTGGTCGTGCCGCGCGTGGTGTGGGAGAAAACCGGCGGCTTCCGCGAAGACTTGCATCTGGGCGAAGATGTCGAATTTCTGCGGCGTTGCACGAAATTCGGCCTGCATCGGCATTTGCTGGTGCCGCTCGAAACGTCGGGGCGACGCTTCGAGCTTGAAGGCATCGCGCGGTTAATGTGGTTCTACGCCGTCATTTCGCCACTCATACTTTTCGGGCGTTGGGAAAAGTTGAAGCAAATCGGCTATCGCGCCTCGCCTTACACAAAAAAATGA
- a CDS encoding fasciclin domain-containing protein, translating into MNKLTCLATAGAVALSLNSAVQADTIADVAMSNDQFSTLVTAVKAAGLPPALKGKGPLTVFAPTNAAFAKLPKGTVQMLLKPENKSTLVKILTYHVVPGRVSGKKVMGMMSGANVKTLQGEKLAIRMGNGVMLDPFYSGKARVTKTDVKASNGVIHVIDTVLIPPSVARAMAKR; encoded by the coding sequence ATGAACAAGCTCACATGTCTCGCCACAGCCGGAGCCGTCGCATTGTCGTTGAACAGCGCTGTCCAAGCCGACACCATCGCCGATGTTGCGATGAGCAACGACCAGTTTTCGACGTTGGTTACGGCTGTCAAAGCTGCCGGTTTGCCGCCCGCTTTGAAGGGTAAGGGGCCGTTGACGGTTTTCGCTCCCACCAACGCTGCATTCGCCAAGCTGCCCAAGGGCACCGTCCAAATGCTGCTCAAGCCAGAAAACAAATCGACTTTGGTGAAAATTCTCACCTATCACGTTGTGCCAGGCCGCGTCTCGGGCAAGAAAGTGATGGGAATGATGTCGGGTGCCAATGTGAAAACGTTGCAGGGCGAAAAGCTGGCGATTCGCATGGGCAACGGCGTCATGCTCGACCCCTTTTATTCGGGCAAAGCCAGAGTTACCAAAACCGATGTCAAAGCCAGTAATGGTGTAATTCACGTCATCGACACGGTTTTAATCCCACCATCCGTCGCCAGAGCGATGGCAAAACGGTAG
- a CDS encoding alpha/beta fold hydrolase: MKRTLLTLGLMLAFIGTAHAQMPAVLTQIAPSYAPLMSPVPRPFDSGIPDFPQYGIALEALRYPFPVKFLPLENEGQSVRMAHMDVAPTRNANGRTVVLLHGKNFGGDYWQDTIRVLTAIGFRVVVPDQIGFGKSSKPDLNYSFDLLAANTAKLLDELKIDRAAVVGHSMGGMLAVRFARNYPNRVSHLVLENPIGLEDYRFAVPPQTTAQQFQRELNNNDPQKITAFYRNYFVSDKVNVAALAAPRIGVTQSGEYPRWAKAAALTYQMIYQQPVRHEFALLRVPTLLVIGQEDRTAIGKDLVAPEVAKTLGNYPALGKAAVRDISGAQLVELPNIGHIPHIEAANTFHGTLLKFLQ, translated from the coding sequence ATGAAAAGAACTCTTTTAACTCTGGGCCTAATGCTGGCTTTTATAGGCACTGCGCACGCGCAAATGCCAGCAGTTCTAACTCAGATTGCGCCGTCTTACGCTCCATTGATGTCGCCCGTTCCTCGGCCTTTCGATTCAGGGATCCCAGATTTCCCACAATACGGAATTGCCCTCGAAGCATTGCGGTATCCGTTTCCCGTAAAATTCCTCCCGCTCGAAAATGAAGGGCAAAGCGTGCGGATGGCGCATATGGATGTTGCTCCTACCAGAAACGCCAATGGGCGCACCGTCGTTTTGCTGCATGGCAAAAACTTCGGTGGAGATTACTGGCAAGATACCATTCGCGTGCTGACTGCAATCGGATTTCGCGTTGTGGTGCCTGACCAAATTGGGTTTGGCAAATCAAGCAAGCCCGATCTGAATTATTCGTTCGATTTGCTTGCAGCCAACACGGCAAAGCTTCTCGATGAATTAAAGATTGACCGAGCGGCTGTTGTCGGCCATTCGATGGGTGGAATGCTGGCGGTGCGTTTTGCGCGCAATTATCCAAATCGTGTTTCGCATTTGGTGCTGGAAAATCCCATTGGACTCGAAGATTATCGTTTTGCGGTTCCGCCACAAACGACCGCCCAACAATTTCAGCGCGAGTTAAACAACAACGATCCGCAAAAAATCACGGCGTTCTACCGCAATTATTTTGTGTCCGACAAAGTGAATGTCGCGGCTCTGGCGGCGCCACGCATCGGCGTGACGCAAAGCGGCGAGTATCCGCGCTGGGCCAAAGCCGCCGCGCTGACGTATCAAATGATTTACCAGCAGCCGGTGCGCCACGAATTTGCGCTTTTGCGAGTGCCGACACTTCTCGTCATCGGCCAGGAAGACCGCACTGCCATCGGCAAAGATTTGGTAGCGCCCGAAGTTGCGAAAACATTGGGCAATTATCCGGCGCTCGGCAAAGCCGCTGTGCGGGATATTTCTGGCGCGCAGTTGGTGGAATTACCGAACATCGGACATATTCCCCACATCGAAGCGGCCAACACTTTTCATGGCACTTTGCTGAAATTCCTACAATAA